Proteins encoded together in one Alteribacter keqinensis window:
- a CDS encoding DUF1405 domain-containing protein: MIDKGYNLLGQKWAIILLLVINIPGTIYGYIWYESQLAATPAVFLIFVPDSPTASLFFVIVLTAFLFRKNIPLVEALAAVTLFKYGIWAVVMIVWAALEGSPLRWDHYMLIGSHLGMAVQGLLYAPYYRIKGWHLALVAVWTLHNDVIDYIYGMHPYVSRLILPYYQEIAYFTFWLSISSLLVVYMLNKIQQKRTLGF, translated from the coding sequence ATGATTGATAAAGGGTATAACCTTCTTGGACAAAAGTGGGCAATTATTCTGTTACTTGTCATAAATATACCGGGAACGATCTATGGATACATATGGTACGAGTCGCAGCTGGCAGCCACACCGGCGGTTTTTCTTATCTTTGTGCCAGACAGCCCGACAGCAAGTCTTTTCTTTGTCATTGTTCTGACCGCTTTTTTATTCAGAAAGAATATCCCTCTTGTAGAAGCTCTTGCGGCTGTAACGTTGTTTAAATATGGCATATGGGCTGTAGTCATGATTGTATGGGCAGCGTTGGAAGGGTCTCCGCTCCGGTGGGATCATTACATGCTGATTGGTTCTCATTTAGGAATGGCGGTTCAGGGTCTTTTATATGCTCCGTACTACAGAATAAAAGGTTGGCATCTCGCTTTGGTTGCTGTATGGACGCTTCACAATGATGTTATTGATTACATATACGGCATGCATCCGTATGTCTCCAGACTGATTCTTCCATATTACCAGGAGATTGCATATTTTACGTTCTGGCTCAGCATCAGCTCTCTTTTGGTCGTCTATATGCTGAATAAGATTCAGCAGAAGAGAACTCTTGGATTTTAG
- a CDS encoding ReoY family proteolytic degradation factor: MNNTVPVMEKRDFLKWFLDQYQLKRRECAWLLNFLMSDDILMERVHFVEQADYCPKALMISTNDVDCVPFAFHKNQHVTMDAEKSFHDIRLNRNEDIFIQLNFKDKQMTPQYVAVLEENPYLPVNEEETNIHQLMAEMVLEKSIRNERIKSIQKEIDQALCKGDKKRFNDLAEEYKQLKALNV, encoded by the coding sequence ATGAACAATACTGTTCCGGTCATGGAGAAACGCGATTTTTTAAAGTGGTTTCTCGATCAATACCAGTTGAAACGCCGCGAATGTGCCTGGTTGCTTAACTTCCTGATGAGTGATGACATATTAATGGAGCGTGTCCATTTTGTCGAGCAAGCTGATTACTGTCCGAAAGCACTCATGATTTCTACAAATGATGTGGATTGTGTGCCGTTTGCTTTTCACAAGAACCAGCATGTGACGATGGACGCAGAGAAGTCCTTTCATGACATCAGGCTAAACAGAAACGAAGATATCTTTATTCAGCTGAATTTTAAAGACAAGCAGATGACCCCGCAGTATGTAGCGGTCCTTGAGGAAAACCCGTACCTGCCTGTAAATGAAGAAGAAACGAATATTCACCAGCTCATGGCGGAAATGGTTTTGGAGAAGTCGATTAGAAATGAGCGGATTAAATCCATTCAAAAAGAAATTGACCAAGCTCTCTGTAAAGGGGACAAAAAACGGTTCAATGATCTTGCAGAAGAATATAAGCAATTAAAAGCCCTTAACGTTTAA
- a CDS encoding YpiF family protein — translation MKWVTNDLDMYMNAKEYVDTAIIPLVPLNWEKDIKGTVSKGEFSSILIDEIEKQFKGRLFQLPPFTYLTEESDESRTSRLQEWDRHFFDNGFKHIVYVTSDGDWKRVEGNLPDQLIWIPALPLENVDPAYAREMISQQMKQILPLITDKWQSGPKERNS, via the coding sequence GTGAAATGGGTAACTAATGACCTGGACATGTATATGAATGCCAAGGAATATGTGGATACAGCGATTATTCCTCTTGTACCTTTAAACTGGGAAAAGGACATCAAGGGAACTGTCTCAAAAGGGGAGTTTTCTTCCATCCTGATTGATGAAATAGAAAAGCAGTTTAAGGGAAGACTTTTTCAACTGCCTCCTTTTACATATCTGACAGAAGAATCCGATGAGAGCCGCACATCCCGGTTACAGGAATGGGATCGTCACTTTTTCGACAATGGTTTTAAACATATTGTTTATGTAACTTCAGACGGAGACTGGAAGCGGGTAGAAGGAAATCTGCCGGATCAATTGATATGGATCCCGGCACTTCCCTTGGAAAACGTGGACCCGGCATATGCCAGAGAAATGATCTCACAGCAGATGAAACAGATTTTACCCCTTATTACAGATAAGTGGCAGTCCGGACCGAAAGAAAGAAATTCCTGA
- a CDS encoding menaquinol-cytochrome c reductase cytochrome b/c subunit, giving the protein MHRGKGMKFVGDSRVPATRMPNIPKDYSEYPHKTEAFWPNFLLREWMVGAVFLIGYLCLTIAHPSPLERVADPNDSGYIPLPDWYFLFLYQLLKYEFAAGAYTVIGAVVMPGIAFGALLLAPWLDNGVERRPIRRPIASGLMMLGIISIIFLTWESVDQHDWEAAARQGAIVEDVEIDESSEGYEIYMSQQACIGCHGDQGEGGAAGPNIFENDYEAEDYAEIIRNGQGEMPGDQFEGSDEELEILAEWIANDGQDPE; this is encoded by the coding sequence ATGCATCGCGGGAAAGGTATGAAGTTTGTCGGCGACTCTCGTGTCCCGGCTACAAGGATGCCGAATATTCCAAAAGACTATTCAGAGTATCCGCATAAAACGGAAGCATTCTGGCCTAACTTCCTTCTACGTGAGTGGATGGTCGGGGCAGTCTTCCTGATTGGTTATCTATGTTTGACAATTGCGCATCCATCACCGTTGGAGCGTGTGGCAGATCCTAACGATTCAGGCTACATACCACTGCCTGACTGGTACTTCCTGTTTTTGTATCAGTTACTGAAGTATGAGTTTGCTGCCGGTGCCTATACGGTAATCGGAGCCGTTGTAATGCCTGGTATTGCTTTTGGAGCGCTTCTTCTTGCCCCATGGCTTGATAATGGAGTGGAACGCCGTCCGATCCGCCGTCCAATTGCAAGCGGACTGATGATGCTTGGTATCATCTCAATTATCTTCCTTACGTGGGAATCTGTTGACCAGCACGACTGGGAAGCGGCAGCGCGTCAGGGTGCGATCGTTGAAGATGTTGAGATTGATGAAAGTTCGGAAGGGTATGAAATTTACATGAGCCAGCAGGCCTGTATCGGCTGCCACGGTGATCAGGGTGAAGGTGGAGCGGCTGGTCCGAACATCTTCGAGAATGATTACGAGGCAGAAGATTACGCAGAGATTATTCGAAACGGTCAGGGTGAAATGCCTGGAGACCAGTTCGAGGGTTCTGATGAAGAGCTTGAAATCCTGGCTGAATGGATTGCCAACGACGGACAGGATCCGGAATAA
- a CDS encoding nucleotide pyrophosphohydrolase produces MEENKKTITRMQTEVDQYISQFKEGYFSPLAMMARLTEEMGELAREINHYYGEKPKKSSEEEKTVEQEIGDILFVLTCLANSLNVDLEEAHDLVMEKFNTRDKDRWTKKEDSKENEQ; encoded by the coding sequence ATGGAAGAGAATAAAAAAACAATTACACGGATGCAGACGGAAGTCGACCAATACATTTCACAGTTTAAAGAAGGGTACTTTTCCCCACTGGCCATGATGGCCCGTCTTACAGAGGAGATGGGTGAACTTGCCAGGGAAATCAACCATTACTACGGAGAAAAACCAAAGAAAAGTTCGGAAGAAGAAAAGACCGTTGAGCAGGAAATCGGTGATATACTGTTTGTTCTGACATGCCTTGCCAACTCTCTTAATGTTGATCTAGAAGAAGCCCACGATCTTGTAATGGAGAAATTCAATACGCGGGACAAAGACCGCTGGACAAAAAAAGAAGACAGTAAGGAGAATGAACAATGA
- a CDS encoding sporulation protein YpjB — translation MNVRKIIILLSVILLCLLPYAVHADSGIDQEDRELWRELNKTSDTILQYVKEQRYEEAKQLLNHFSKQFLTVRSSDFNLSMNDLRVIVSTYESAEQASTSMSMSHEDRVRAVSSFRLLVDVYDSSEHHLWKNTKESLESPLTGMAEAFENEDWTTYQKQLNRFLKGYEVVRPAWQAALEPHVYQRFDSQVVYAERHRHEPLAASNLLSTLSVMLSDLDMIYGDVDESTSDPSLIWVILTIGGAIVFALTYAGWKKYEGQREERKVRRRE, via the coding sequence ATGAATGTAAGAAAAATCATAATTTTGTTGTCAGTAATATTATTATGTCTACTTCCGTATGCTGTGCATGCAGACTCCGGTATAGATCAGGAAGACAGGGAACTGTGGCGTGAATTAAATAAAACGAGTGATACAATCCTTCAATACGTTAAGGAACAGCGGTATGAAGAAGCGAAGCAGCTTTTAAATCACTTTTCAAAGCAGTTCCTGACTGTACGTTCTTCTGATTTTAACCTTTCAATGAATGACCTGAGGGTAATTGTCTCAACATATGAAAGTGCAGAGCAGGCATCAACCAGTATGAGTATGAGTCATGAGGACAGAGTAAGGGCGGTTTCTTCTTTCCGGCTTCTCGTTGATGTGTATGACTCGAGTGAGCATCACCTATGGAAAAATACAAAGGAATCCCTCGAATCTCCCCTTACAGGAATGGCAGAAGCGTTTGAAAACGAAGACTGGACGACTTATCAAAAGCAGCTCAACAGATTTTTAAAAGGATATGAAGTGGTGAGGCCTGCGTGGCAGGCAGCACTTGAGCCTCATGTGTATCAGCGTTTTGATTCACAGGTCGTTTATGCAGAACGACACCGTCATGAACCCTTGGCAGCTTCAAACCTTCTCAGCACACTGTCTGTCATGTTAAGTGATCTGGATATGATTTATGGCGATGTGGATGAAAGTACATCGGACCCTTCTTTAATCTGGGTGATACTCACGATCGGCGGGGCTATTGTTTTTGCTCTCACCTATGCCGGGTGGAAGAAGTATGAAGGCCAGCGGGAAGAAAGAAAGGTAAGAAGAAGGGAATAA
- a CDS encoding ubiquinol-cytochrome c reductase iron-sulfur subunit, which produces MSEKEHKVSRRQFLTYTLTGVGGFMAAGMLMPMARFALDPALQAGGDTDFVRVASVDELTDEPTRFNFTIEQEDAWYTSDVDRVAWVYREGDEIIALSPVCTHLGCTVNWEGNEDYPEQFYCPCHFGRFEKDGTNVPNTPPTRPLDVYEMEVRDGDLYLGRTVQR; this is translated from the coding sequence GTGAGTGAAAAAGAACACAAAGTGTCGAGGCGTCAATTTTTGACGTATACACTGACAGGTGTAGGCGGTTTCATGGCAGCAGGTATGCTTATGCCAATGGCTCGCTTTGCTTTGGACCCTGCATTACAGGCAGGCGGAGATACTGACTTTGTACGGGTAGCGTCAGTTGATGAACTGACTGACGAACCAACACGTTTTAACTTTACAATTGAGCAGGAAGATGCCTGGTATACGTCTGATGTTGACCGAGTGGCTTGGGTCTACAGAGAAGGCGATGAAATTATAGCTCTTTCACCTGTTTGCACTCACTTAGGCTGTACAGTGAACTGGGAAGGTAATGAAGATTATCCTGAGCAATTCTATTGCCCATGTCACTTCGGCCGATTTGAAAAAGACGGAACGAACGTTCCTAACACGCCACCAACACGTCCGTTGGATGTGTATGAAATGGAAGTCCGGGATGGCGATCTTTATTTAGGAAGAACAGTGCAACGTTAG
- a CDS encoding YitT family protein, with translation MIQAIKAKNILAILFGTAIMSFGLVYFNMQNNLADGGFTGITLILFFMFSIDPALSNLALNIPLFIIGWKILGRNAFIYTLIGTVGVSVFLYIFQRYTHFYFPLDDDMTLAALFAGVFIGVGLGIVFRYGGTTGGVDIIARLGFKYLGWSMGKTMFIFDAVVITGSLIYLNYREAMYTLLAVFVAAKVIDFMQQGAYSGKAAMIISEKAPEISAQIMLEMDRGATLLKGKGSFTGTDKEVLYCVVGRNEMVRLKTLIDKVDPHAFVTLTDVQDVMGEGFTLDENKRPLGI, from the coding sequence ATGATTCAAGCAATAAAAGCTAAAAATATCCTAGCGATCCTTTTTGGTACAGCAATTATGAGCTTCGGACTCGTTTATTTTAACATGCAGAACAACCTTGCTGATGGGGGTTTTACAGGAATTACACTGATTCTGTTTTTCATGTTCTCAATTGACCCTGCACTCTCCAACCTTGCATTAAACATTCCGCTGTTTATTATCGGATGGAAGATCCTCGGCCGGAATGCCTTTATCTATACCCTTATCGGGACTGTCGGGGTTTCTGTTTTCTTGTACATCTTTCAGCGCTATACACACTTTTACTTTCCTCTGGATGATGATATGACGCTTGCGGCTCTGTTTGCCGGGGTCTTTATCGGAGTGGGGCTCGGAATTGTGTTCAGATATGGCGGAACAACCGGCGGCGTCGATATTATTGCAAGGCTTGGCTTTAAATATTTAGGCTGGAGCATGGGTAAAACGATGTTTATTTTTGACGCTGTTGTTATTACTGGCTCACTTATTTACTTAAACTACCGCGAAGCAATGTACACCCTTTTGGCCGTCTTTGTGGCAGCCAAGGTGATTGACTTTATGCAGCAGGGGGCCTATTCAGGTAAAGCAGCTATGATTATTTCGGAAAAAGCACCGGAAATTTCAGCCCAGATCATGCTGGAAATGGACCGGGGGGCTACCCTTCTTAAAGGAAAAGGGAGCTTTACTGGCACAGACAAGGAAGTTCTCTACTGTGTTGTAGGCCGAAACGAAATGGTAAGACTGAAAACACTCATTGATAAAGTCGATCCCCATGCTTTCGTTACGCTTACAGATGTGCAGGATGTAATGGGAGAAGGGTTTACACTTGATGAAAACAAACGCCCTTTGGGGATTTAA
- a CDS encoding tetratricopeptide repeat protein, producing MNETLEQAIQLIENGRHEEGLIKVQKAYETADDETKRTIGELYFELGLVDRAINVVEELMFRYPDHGELFAFAAECYIDSGKEDEAMEMLLEVHEDDPVFAQSQLLLADLYENQGLDEVAEQKLLQAVKKAADEPILHYGLGEFYLNRGDYNKSIPYYKKAIHDNDLPDDDHINPSLRLAEAYSATGQFEEALSSYKKGLEKKIDPDGLFGYGYTALQTEDYELAAEQFERLKVLDPSYTTLYPFLSKAYRHLSRSDKALDVINEGLSRDEFNETLYLEAARIQFSKGLGEEGRSFLQKVIAINPSNIEAVKELILYYDETDSYEELAELISFLEDYQETDPLFDRYKGKALYETDRVNEAAEAYEKALVFYQNDPEVIEEAAFAMLEAGKRSKGIELLKKIVEYEPERADIQERIEQLTEERL from the coding sequence ATGAATGAAACACTTGAACAAGCAATACAGCTGATTGAAAACGGCCGGCATGAAGAAGGCCTGATAAAAGTTCAGAAGGCATATGAAACAGCCGATGATGAAACGAAACGAACAATAGGGGAATTGTATTTTGAACTTGGCCTGGTGGACAGAGCCATAAATGTAGTCGAGGAACTGATGTTCAGATATCCGGATCACGGGGAACTGTTCGCTTTTGCAGCAGAGTGTTATATCGATTCGGGAAAAGAAGATGAAGCAATGGAAATGCTTCTTGAAGTCCATGAAGATGATCCGGTATTTGCACAGTCCCAGCTCCTTCTGGCAGATCTTTATGAAAACCAGGGCCTTGATGAGGTCGCAGAGCAGAAGCTCCTTCAGGCTGTAAAAAAAGCAGCTGATGAACCCATTCTCCATTACGGGTTGGGAGAGTTTTATCTTAACCGGGGAGACTATAACAAAAGTATCCCGTATTATAAAAAGGCCATTCATGACAATGACCTGCCGGATGATGATCATATAAATCCTTCTCTGAGGCTGGCTGAAGCATACAGTGCTACCGGGCAGTTCGAAGAGGCACTGTCAAGCTATAAAAAAGGCCTTGAGAAAAAGATAGATCCGGACGGATTGTTCGGCTATGGTTATACAGCCCTTCAGACAGAAGATTATGAGCTGGCTGCAGAGCAGTTCGAACGTTTAAAAGTGCTCGATCCTTCCTATACAACGTTATATCCTTTCTTATCCAAGGCATACAGGCACCTGTCCCGGTCCGATAAAGCCCTTGATGTGATTAACGAAGGCCTGTCAAGAGATGAATTTAACGAAACCCTCTACCTTGAAGCAGCCCGGATTCAGTTCTCAAAAGGACTAGGTGAAGAAGGACGGAGTTTTTTACAGAAGGTTATTGCAATTAACCCTTCCAATATTGAGGCCGTTAAAGAGCTCATTTTATATTATGATGAAACCGACAGTTATGAAGAACTGGCAGAGCTTATTTCTTTTCTTGAAGATTATCAGGAAACAGACCCGCTTTTTGACCGGTACAAAGGAAAAGCCCTGTATGAAACCGACCGTGTAAATGAGGCGGCAGAGGCATATGAAAAGGCGCTCGTTTTCTATCAAAATGACCCTGAGGTTATAGAAGAAGCGGCATTTGCCATGCTTGAAGCCGGTAAACGGTCAAAAGGGATTGAGCTTTTGAAAAAAATCGTGGAATATGAACCTGAACGTGCGGATATACAAGAAAGAATTGAACAGTTAACAGAAGAGCGCTTATAG
- a CDS encoding zinc metallopeptidase has protein sequence MFGSMGAFLIYFAILLLVPLWAQMRVKSAFKKYSQVPASSGMSGAEVAKKILNDNGIYDVTVEPVKGKLTDHYDPRSKTVRLSESNYYGNSVAGAAVAAHEVGHAIQDAEDYAFLRFRHALVPVANLGQNFSFFLILAGMLLTQTNLLLAGIVLMSFAVLFQLVTLPVEFNASSRAMDQVISVGVIRNDEEKQTKKVLNAAALTYVAGAVVAVLELVRFILMYFVMRDE, from the coding sequence ATGTTTGGAAGTATGGGAGCATTTCTTATTTACTTTGCCATCCTGCTTCTCGTCCCGTTATGGGCGCAGATGCGGGTCAAGAGTGCATTTAAAAAATACTCTCAGGTGCCTGCCTCTTCAGGTATGAGCGGCGCTGAGGTTGCAAAAAAGATTTTAAATGATAACGGCATTTATGATGTAACAGTGGAGCCTGTAAAAGGAAAGCTGACCGACCACTACGATCCGCGGTCAAAGACGGTCCGTCTGTCTGAAAGTAATTATTACGGAAACTCTGTAGCGGGTGCCGCAGTCGCTGCCCACGAGGTGGGACATGCTATCCAGGATGCAGAAGATTATGCATTTCTCCGCTTCCGTCATGCGCTCGTGCCGGTAGCCAATCTTGGACAGAACTTTTCATTCTTCCTCATTTTGGCCGGTATGCTGCTAACTCAGACAAACCTTCTTCTTGCAGGTATTGTTCTTATGAGTTTTGCAGTATTGTTCCAGCTCGTTACACTGCCTGTGGAATTTAACGCTTCCAGCCGGGCAATGGACCAGGTGATTTCTGTAGGTGTTATTCGCAATGATGAAGAGAAACAGACAAAAAAGGTTTTAAATGCGGCGGCACTTACGTATGTAGCAGGTGCTGTTGTAGCTGTGCTGGAACTTGTGCGGTTTATTTTAATGTATTTCGTTATGAGAGACGAATAA
- the qcrB gene encoding menaquinol-cytochrome c reductase cytochrome b subunit, which produces MLQKIYDWVDERLDITPMWRDIADHEVPEHVNPAHHFSAFVYCFGGLTFFVTVIQILSGMFLTMYYVPDIIHAYESVYYLQNEVTFGVIVRGMHHWGASLVIVMMFLHTLRVFFTGSYKKPRELNWVVGVLIFFVMLGLGFTGYLLPWDMKAYFATVVGLEIAEAVPVVGTFAKTLLAGGEIIGAQTLTRFFAIHVFFLPGALLGLLGAHFFMIRKQGISGPL; this is translated from the coding sequence ATGTTACAAAAAATCTATGATTGGGTAGATGAACGGCTGGATATCACCCCCATGTGGCGTGACATAGCCGATCACGAGGTGCCTGAGCACGTTAACCCTGCCCATCATTTCTCAGCATTTGTTTACTGTTTCGGGGGACTCACGTTCTTTGTTACCGTAATTCAAATTCTATCCGGTATGTTTTTGACAATGTACTATGTGCCGGACATTATTCATGCTTATGAATCGGTCTATTACTTACAAAATGAAGTCACTTTCGGTGTTATTGTCCGCGGTATGCACCACTGGGGAGCCAGTCTTGTTATCGTAATGATGTTCCTACATACGTTGCGTGTATTCTTTACAGGTTCCTATAAGAAACCGCGGGAATTAAACTGGGTTGTCGGAGTTCTCATTTTCTTCGTCATGCTTGGTCTAGGGTTTACCGGTTATCTATTGCCTTGGGATATGAAAGCTTACTTTGCGACAGTTGTAGGACTTGAGATTGCCGAAGCCGTTCCGGTTGTCGGTACGTTCGCTAAAACACTGCTTGCAGGTGGCGAGATTATTGGAGCACAGACGCTTACACGATTCTTTGCGATCCACGTGTTCTTCTTGCCGGGTGCGCTTCTTGGACTTCTTGGAGCCCACTTCTTTATGATCCGTAAACAAGGAATTTCCGGTCCATTGTAG
- the aroA gene encoding 3-phosphoshikimate 1-carboxyvinyltransferase, which produces MVKEKISSALKGINGTVIIPGDKSVSHRSVLFASIAEGTSVIRGFLKGQDCLSTISCMKQMGVEIEETNDTITVHGKGFAGLKEPERVLDVGNSGTTIRLLSGLLSGTAFYSVLEGDDSIAKRPMSRVTVPLRQMGAKIEGRENGNLTPLSIRGSKLTGIEYDSPVASAQVKSAVLLAGLNAKGTTRVKEPSVSRDHTERMLSAFGVDVYQDQINGIAEVTGGSVLKARNVQIPGDISSAAFFLAAAAITPHSALELKNVGVNPTRTGILDVLEQMGADITVFNERTETGEPVADIRVCCSELKGTEVGGALIPRLIDEIPAIAVIATQAEGTTIIKDAAELKVKETNRIDTMVNQLKKLGADIEATDDGMIIHGKTPLIGGEVSSYHDHRVGMSLALCGLIAKEEVVVHDAQAVDVSYPGFFEELNRLK; this is translated from the coding sequence ATGGTTAAAGAAAAAATAAGCAGCGCATTGAAGGGTATAAACGGAACGGTAATCATCCCAGGTGATAAGTCTGTATCCCACCGTTCCGTCCTGTTTGCGTCCATTGCAGAGGGAACATCCGTCATTCGCGGCTTTTTAAAGGGGCAGGACTGCCTGAGTACGATTTCATGCATGAAGCAGATGGGTGTTGAAATTGAGGAAACTAACGACACCATCACTGTTCACGGGAAAGGATTTGCCGGGTTAAAAGAGCCTGAACGCGTACTTGATGTAGGGAACTCCGGTACTACAATCCGGCTTTTGTCCGGATTATTGTCAGGAACCGCGTTTTACAGCGTGCTTGAGGGTGATGATTCGATTGCTAAACGTCCCATGTCCAGAGTGACAGTTCCTTTAAGGCAAATGGGTGCGAAAATCGAAGGAAGGGAGAACGGTAACCTTACGCCACTCTCCATTCGAGGCAGCAAGCTTACGGGTATCGAGTATGATTCCCCCGTTGCCAGTGCGCAGGTGAAGTCAGCAGTTCTTCTGGCAGGTCTTAATGCAAAAGGTACGACCCGGGTGAAAGAACCAAGCGTGTCAAGAGACCATACAGAACGGATGCTCAGCGCTTTTGGTGTAGACGTTTATCAGGACCAGATAAATGGTATTGCCGAAGTCACCGGCGGTTCAGTACTTAAAGCCCGTAATGTGCAGATCCCTGGAGATATCAGCTCTGCTGCTTTCTTTTTAGCCGCAGCTGCTATAACACCGCACAGCGCACTCGAGCTTAAAAATGTAGGTGTTAACCCTACCCGCACGGGAATTCTTGATGTCCTGGAGCAGATGGGTGCTGATATTACCGTTTTTAACGAGCGGACAGAAACAGGCGAACCGGTTGCGGACATCAGGGTATGCTGCAGCGAATTGAAAGGCACTGAAGTGGGAGGGGCTTTAATTCCGAGGCTCATTGATGAAATTCCTGCTATTGCCGTTATTGCGACTCAGGCAGAGGGAACAACGATTATTAAAGACGCAGCAGAATTAAAAGTTAAAGAAACGAATCGAATCGATACGATGGTCAATCAACTGAAAAAGCTCGGTGCAGACATCGAGGCTACAGATGATGGCATGATCATCCATGGGAAAACGCCGTTAATTGGCGGGGAAGTATCCAGCTATCACGATCACCGTGTTGGTATGAGTCTTGCTCTCTGCGGACTCATCGCAAAAGAAGAAGTAGTTGTTCACGACGCCCAGGCCGTGGATGTATCCTACCCTGGATTTTTCGAGGAACTGAACCGTTTAAAATAA